In Aliarcobacter faecis, a genomic segment contains:
- the ypfJ gene encoding KPN_02809 family neutral zinc metallopeptidase produces the protein MKWEDNRRSSNIEDRRDETQSFGSRTNAGSILSLLPIIKTLLGTTIGRVILVIGVVLYFGFGINPLAFLEGGHTTQTSEQKVINKQQDDKQAVFVSVVLAQTEDIWKEVLKKNGLKYSDAKLVLFRGGVKSSCGFASSQVGPFYCPIDKKVYLDLSFFDELAKKYKAPGEFAQAYVVAHEIGHHVQNLLGILNKIQAEKQALSTKEQNALQVKVELQADCYAGIWAYYSKTKFGSIEEGDLEAGLRAASAIGDDTLQKQAQGYVVPDSFTHGSSKDRMEALKKGFYSGDLKTCSIN, from the coding sequence ATGAAGTGGGAAGATAATAGACGAAGTTCTAATATTGAAGATAGAAGAGATGAAACTCAAAGTTTTGGGAGCCGAACTAATGCAGGGTCTATTTTATCACTTCTTCCTATAATAAAAACTCTTTTAGGAACAACTATAGGAAGAGTTATTTTAGTTATTGGAGTTGTACTTTATTTTGGATTTGGAATAAATCCTCTTGCTTTTTTAGAGGGTGGACATACTACTCAAACTTCTGAACAAAAAGTTATAAACAAACAGCAAGATGATAAACAAGCAGTTTTTGTAAGTGTTGTTTTAGCTCAAACAGAAGATATTTGGAAAGAAGTTTTAAAAAAGAATGGACTAAAATATAGTGATGCTAAGCTTGTACTTTTTCGAGGAGGAGTAAAAAGTTCTTGTGGATTTGCATCTTCTCAAGTTGGACCTTTTTACTGTCCTATTGATAAAAAGGTATATTTAGATTTATCATTCTTTGATGAATTAGCAAAAAAATATAAAGCACCAGGAGAGTTTGCACAAGCTTATGTAGTTGCTCATGAAATAGGGCATCATGTACAAAATTTGCTTGGAATACTGAATAAGATTCAAGCAGAAAAACAGGCTCTTTCAACAAAAGAACAAAATGCTTTACAAGTAAAAGTTGAGTTACAAGCTGATTGTTATGCAGGAATTTGGGCATATTACTCAAAAACTAAGTTTGGCTCAATAGAAGAGGGTGATTTAGAAGCTGGATTAAGAGCTGCTAGTGCTATTGGAGATGATACTTTGCAAAAACAAGCTCAGGGGTATGTAGTTCCAGATTCATTTACTCATGGAAGTTCAAAAGATAGAATGGAAGCTTTAAAAAAAGGTTTTTATAGTGGAGATTTAAAAACTTGTTCAATTAACTAA
- a CDS encoding Ppx/GppA phosphatase family protein: protein MKKSEVISIDLGSNSFRVLKFDCLNFKILDEYHQVVGLADGLVNSGIISFEAQIRVIEALKTASEKLNFDPKDAVCVTTAAMRTAKNSKEVLEFFLKNSGADFKIIDPYEEARLTLLAIKYALKREKLPSKNFMVLDIGGGSTELTISCDDEFFSRSFDFGIVTMTQKSLKNGNLFEDLKKREEEVKEFLSSLDFSLKDFPFVATAGTPTTLAAVKIGMDYFNYDKDKINGMVLEYEDLEAGLDILKTKTIEETTRLVGRGRVEFMEVGTYIYKMFFEVLGKSNSIVFDDGLREGVAIDFALKKESKAS from the coding sequence ATGAAAAAGAGTGAAGTTATATCTATTGATTTAGGCTCAAACTCTTTTAGGGTTTTAAAGTTTGATTGCTTAAATTTTAAAATTCTTGATGAATATCATCAAGTTGTTGGACTTGCTGATGGTTTAGTAAATAGTGGAATAATAAGTTTTGAAGCACAAATTAGAGTAATAGAAGCTTTGAAAACTGCTTCAGAAAAACTAAATTTTGACCCAAAAGATGCAGTTTGTGTTACAACTGCTGCTATGAGAACGGCAAAAAACTCAAAAGAAGTTTTAGAATTTTTTTTAAAAAATAGTGGAGCAGATTTTAAAATAATAGATCCATATGAAGAAGCAAGGCTAACACTTTTAGCAATAAAATATGCTTTAAAAAGAGAAAAATTACCATCAAAAAACTTTATGGTTTTAGATATTGGAGGTGGTTCAACAGAGCTTACAATAAGTTGTGACGATGAGTTTTTTAGTAGAAGTTTTGATTTTGGAATAGTTACTATGACTCAAAAGTCATTAAAAAATGGTAATTTATTTGAAGATTTGAAAAAAAGAGAAGAGGAAGTAAAAGAGTTTTTATCTAGTTTAGATTTTTCTTTAAAAGATTTTCCTTTTGTAGCAACTGCAGGAACTCCAACAACATTAGCTGCTGTTAAAATTGGAATGGACTATTTTAATTATGACAAAGATAAGATAAATGGAATGGTTTTAGAATATGAAGATTTGGAAGCTGGTTTAGATATTTTAAAAACAAAAACAATTGAAGAGACAACAAGATTAGTAGGTCGTGGAAGAGTTGAATTTATGGAAGTTGGAACATATATCTATAAAATGTTTTTTGAAGTTTTAGGAAAATCTAACTCTATAGTTTTTGATGATGGTTTAAGAGAAGGTGTAGCAATAGATTTTGCACTAAAAAAAGAGAGTAAAGCTTCTTAA
- a CDS encoding DNA recombination protein RmuC produces MIEIESTNLYLIVAIVFILFATILFFIVEKFKTKIKTLELEKEFLEISIVQNRENQALLKMEIENITSKIFEDNSKKSNQNINQILEPFKAQLNLFGNRVNEVFTEETKQRSSLLTEIKNLKESNNQISNDANNLAKALKGQSKLQGDWGEVILESILNQSGLRKDLEYKVQSSYKNSEGQTLRPDVIVHLPTNKDIIIDSKLSLNSYVDYFNSQDEEEKNEHINRLIVSIKNHIKDLSSKKYENLEELRTLDFVLMFIPIEGAFSLAISNNTLFETALKSNIVIVSPTTLYSSLKVIENLWQDSRQNENAKEISKQAADLYDKFVGFLNDFEDIGKSIDKSKDSYDKAINKLSSGRGNLISRSQKFLNLGVKPTKFIDSKFIKEEE; encoded by the coding sequence ATGATAGAGATTGAAAGTACAAATCTTTATCTAATAGTTGCAATAGTTTTTATACTTTTTGCAACTATTTTGTTTTTTATAGTTGAGAAATTTAAGACAAAAATAAAAACTTTAGAGTTGGAAAAAGAGTTTTTAGAGATTTCTATTGTACAAAATAGAGAGAATCAAGCTCTACTAAAAATGGAGATAGAAAATATTACTTCCAAAATCTTTGAAGATAATTCAAAAAAATCAAATCAAAATATAAATCAGATTTTAGAGCCATTTAAAGCTCAATTAAACTTATTTGGAAATAGAGTAAATGAAGTTTTTACAGAAGAGACAAAACAAAGAAGTTCGCTTTTAACAGAGATAAAAAACTTAAAAGAGTCAAATAATCAAATCTCAAATGATGCAAATAATTTAGCAAAAGCACTAAAAGGTCAAAGTAAACTTCAAGGAGATTGGGGAGAAGTTATTTTAGAATCTATTTTAAATCAATCAGGACTTAGAAAAGATTTGGAGTATAAGGTTCAATCTTCATATAAAAATAGTGAAGGACAGACTTTAAGACCTGATGTAATAGTACATTTACCTACAAATAAAGATATTATAATTGATTCAAAACTATCTTTAAACTCTTATGTTGATTATTTTAATAGTCAAGATGAAGAGGAAAAAAATGAGCATATAAATAGACTTATTGTTTCAATTAAAAATCATATAAAAGATTTAAGTTCTAAAAAATATGAGAATTTAGAAGAGCTCAGAACTTTGGACTTTGTTTTGATGTTTATTCCTATTGAAGGTGCTTTTTCTTTGGCTATTTCTAATAATACTCTTTTTGAAACAGCTTTAAAATCAAATATAGTAATAGTTTCTCCAACAACACTCTATTCAAGCTTAAAAGTTATTGAGAATCTTTGGCAAGATAGCAGGCAAAATGAGAATGCAAAAGAGATATCAAAACAAGCAGCAGATTTATATGATAAATTTGTAGGCTTTTTAAATGATTTTGAAGATATTGGAAAAAGTATAGATAAAAGTAAAGACTCTTATGATAAGGCTATAAATAAACTAAGTAGTGGAAGAGGAAATTTGATTTCAAGAAGTCAAAAATTCTTAAACCTAGGTGTAAAACCAACAAAGTTTATTGATAGTAAATTTATAAAAGAGGAAGAGTAA
- a CDS encoding M48 family metallopeptidase, translated as MLQFFVMAYCLYFFFTIYTSFMQIGFVKDSMKKRAIILSTKKYYEAANYSIEKEKLAIISSFFDFIIFIFWLGFGFKFLDSQITTDSQILKAVIFIDLFIIINYIFTLPFSLYQTFKLDKKYGFSNMTLALYIKDTIKSALLMLILGSLVVAGISYIILNFPSWWIFGFIFIFAVIILINMLYPVIRDKMFDKFEKLKDSELEEKINNLLKEVGFKSSGVFSVDASKRDSRLNAYFGGLGSTKRVVLFDTLVEKLTHNELLAVLGHELGHFKNGDILKNIGIMGLVMFVFFAIFGNLNEELFLTLGLNSEPSSIIAIFLIFSSALSFFLMPLISMISRHNEYAADSFGSNLSSKEDLVNALLKLANENKSFPHSHKLYIFFYYSHPPLIERFKELGYDVEKEKFI; from the coding sequence TTGTTACAATTTTTTGTTATGGCATACTGTTTATATTTTTTCTTTACAATTTATACATCTTTTATGCAAATTGGATTTGTAAAAGATAGTATGAAAAAAAGAGCTATTATTTTAAGTACAAAAAAGTATTATGAAGCTGCAAATTATAGTATTGAAAAAGAGAAATTAGCAATTATTAGCTCATTTTTCGATTTTATTATTTTTATTTTTTGGTTGGGATTTGGATTTAAGTTTTTAGATAGTCAAATTACAACAGATTCACAAATTCTAAAAGCTGTTATTTTTATAGACCTTTTTATAATTATAAACTATATTTTTACATTGCCATTTTCACTTTATCAAACTTTTAAGTTAGATAAAAAATATGGTTTTTCAAATATGACACTAGCTTTATATATAAAAGACACTATAAAATCAGCACTTCTTATGTTGATTCTCGGTTCACTTGTAGTTGCAGGAATCTCATATATTATTTTAAATTTTCCTTCTTGGTGGATTTTTGGATTTATCTTTATTTTTGCAGTTATTATTTTAATAAATATGCTTTATCCAGTTATTCGTGATAAGATGTTTGATAAATTTGAGAAGCTAAAAGATAGTGAGCTTGAAGAGAAGATAAATAACCTTTTAAAAGAGGTTGGTTTTAAAAGTAGTGGAGTTTTCAGTGTTGATGCAAGTAAAAGAGATAGTAGATTAAATGCTTATTTTGGAGGGCTTGGAAGCACAAAAAGAGTTGTTTTATTTGATACTTTGGTTGAGAAATTAACACATAATGAACTTCTTGCAGTTTTAGGGCATGAATTAGGGCACTTTAAAAATGGAGATATCCTAAAAAACATAGGAATTATGGGATTAGTGATGTTTGTGTTTTTTGCAATTTTTGGGAATTTAAATGAAGAGCTATTTTTAACTCTTGGATTAAATAGTGAACCATCATCAATTATAGCTATATTTTTAATCTTTTCATCAGCTCTAAGTTTCTTTTTAATGCCTTTGATTTCAATGATTTCAAGACATAATGAGTATGCTGCTGATAGTTTTGGTTCAAATTTATCAAGTAAAGAGGATTTGGTAAATGCCTTATTAAAGTTAGCAAATGAGAACAAATCTTTCCCACATTCACATAAACTTTATATATTTTTCTACTATTCACATCCTCCACTAATAGAGCGATTTAAAGAGCTTGGATATGATGTTGAAAAAGAGAAATTTATATGA
- a CDS encoding CDP-alcohol phosphatidyltransferase family protein, which produces MNFLFNKYSHFNLANIVTFFNITSGIFAIYFLTHNEFFAAALFAWLAGAFDIFDGKIARKYNLSTEFGIQLDSYADFLSFVIVPAMFIYFAIFNGKEEFFNMALVAGAFVYYIISGLRRLIQFNLNAEEGEVEKYFTGVPTPLGAILLWVVYLVYLTGFVHEYFILGMMLIIGFLLNSKIKIKHL; this is translated from the coding sequence ATGAATTTTCTATTCAATAAATATAGTCATTTTAATTTAGCAAATATTGTAACTTTTTTTAACATAACTAGTGGAATTTTTGCAATATATTTTTTAACTCATAATGAGTTTTTTGCTGCAGCTTTATTTGCTTGGCTAGCAGGTGCTTTTGATATTTTTGATGGAAAAATTGCAAGAAAATACAATCTTTCTACTGAGTTTGGAATACAGCTTGACTCTTATGCTGATTTTCTGTCTTTTGTTATTGTTCCTGCTATGTTTATTTATTTTGCTATTTTTAATGGTAAAGAGGAGTTCTTTAATATGGCATTAGTTGCAGGGGCTTTTGTCTATTATATTATTTCAGGACTTAGAAGACTTATTCAATTTAATTTAAATGCTGAAGAGGGTGAAGTAGAAAAATATTTTACAGGAGTTCCTACCCCTTTAGGAGCAATTTTACTTTGGGTTGTTTATTTGGTCTATTTAACTGGCTTTGTTCATGAATATTTTATTTTAGGAATGATGTTAATTATTGGATTTCTACTAAATTCTAAAATAAAAATTAAACATTTATGA
- a CDS encoding GGDEF domain-containing protein, with translation MIINFLKSTISRLFLLVFTVFLALIVSAFLFNSQVEKLKKQIDLLYFGDFIPVVKLQAIKSDFETIISCLSNDKNCDISKEKKSILEEWNYYYLSFKTQKEKEVVESINQDLLKSFEENRIENYQKNLNNADFLIKYETKQAFEQRKSFLKDYEQMQNYIFYNILFILFFAFIIILFIVYQIIKKDKQLEILNKKYQIESITDSLTTLYNRKHFDTIFDSMTFISNENSWQSALIIVDIDYFKDYNDTYGHDMGDIALKKVSLCIKEHFKKQYEYVFRLGGEEFGIILFNIDKEILEKYLKELNEEVVKLQIEHKNSKICNLVSVSIGAVLYESKTYISANRLYKMADESLYWAKNSGRNQYKIYKKEEE, from the coding sequence ATGATAATTAACTTTTTAAAATCAACAATTTCTAGATTGTTTTTACTTGTCTTTACTGTTTTTTTAGCATTGATAGTTTCAGCTTTTTTATTTAATTCTCAAGTTGAAAAGCTAAAAAAACAGATAGATTTATTATATTTTGGTGATTTCATACCAGTTGTTAAGCTTCAAGCAATAAAAAGTGATTTTGAAACTATAATTAGTTGTTTAAGTAATGATAAAAATTGTGATATTAGTAAAGAGAAAAAATCTATTTTAGAAGAGTGGAACTATTACTATTTATCTTTTAAAACTCAAAAAGAGAAAGAGGTAGTTGAGTCTATAAATCAGGATTTATTAAAATCATTTGAAGAAAATAGGATAGAAAATTATCAAAAAAATTTAAATAATGCAGATTTTTTAATAAAATATGAGACAAAACAAGCATTTGAACAAAGGAAATCTTTTTTGAAAGATTATGAACAGATGCAAAATTATATCTTTTATAATATATTATTTATTCTATTTTTTGCATTTATTATAATATTATTTATTGTTTATCAAATTATAAAAAAAGATAAACAGCTTGAGATATTAAATAAAAAATATCAAATAGAATCAATTACAGACTCTCTTACAACTTTATACAATAGAAAACATTTTGATACTATTTTTGATAGTATGACTTTTATTTCAAATGAAAACTCTTGGCAAAGTGCTTTAATTATCGTTGATATTGATTATTTTAAGGATTATAATGATACTTATGGACATGATATGGGCGATATTGCATTAAAAAAAGTTTCACTTTGTATTAAGGAGCATTTTAAAAAACAGTATGAATATGTTTTTAGATTAGGTGGTGAAGAGTTTGGAATTATTTTATTTAATATTGATAAAGAAATTTTAGAAAAATATCTAAAAGAGCTAAATGAAGAAGTTGTCAAATTACAAATTGAGCATAAAAATAGTAAAATATGCAACTTGGTTTCAGTCTCTATTGGAGCAGTGCTTTATGAGTCGAAAACTTATATTTCTGCAAATAGATTATATAAAATGGCTGATGAGTCCTTATATTGGGCAAAAAACAGTGGAAGAAACCAATATAAAATATACAAAAAAGAGGAAGAATGA
- the trxC gene encoding thioredoxin TrxC, which yields MSSLNVICPHCLKVNKIPQKESYSKANCGSCKNSLLDTTPIEANEENIDHILVNSDIPVIIDFWAPWCGPCKMFAPIFNQTAQKYPLKALFVKVNTEALPNLGARFQIRSIPTLVVFKNGLEKKRNSGALDPLRLSNFINEFI from the coding sequence ATGTCATCTTTAAATGTTATCTGTCCACACTGCTTAAAAGTAAATAAGATACCACAAAAAGAGAGTTATTCAAAAGCAAATTGTGGTTCTTGTAAAAACTCTTTACTTGATACCACACCAATAGAAGCAAATGAAGAGAATATTGACCATATTTTAGTAAACTCTGATATTCCTGTAATTATAGATTTTTGGGCACCTTGGTGTGGTCCTTGTAAAATGTTTGCTCCAATATTTAATCAAACTGCACAAAAATATCCATTAAAAGCACTATTTGTAAAAGTAAATACAGAAGCATTACCAAATTTAGGAGCTAGATTTCAAATAAGATCAATTCCTACTTTAGTTGTTTTTAAAAATGGCTTAGAGAAAAAAAGAAATAGTGGAGCTTTAGATCCACTAAGATTGAGTAATTTTATAAATGAGTTTATTTAA
- a CDS encoding DMT family transporter, with translation MSKQIFYPLIIISMIFWGASWISTKVLTNYIDAYEMVFLRMGICFLSMAPIILFLKMNYKLNFKTLILILFASLFLVLYSVFMYLGVEHGTGSLGGAMVPSMIPIITYIFVAILSRKTISLKHSFALILGAFGVLNMINIYQFDIDIIFSKYNIFFIVASMLWAIITIITSKSTKINAFVFTTYTYLISSSILYLFFIDNSIFTKVLSFDTTFWFNMFIITLLSTTFATSIYFFGATKYGAKEVSSFVFLVPASAIIIGYIFLDEKIEFSTIIGVFFAMIAIYILNNLSFPKFLKRA, from the coding sequence GTGTCAAAACAGATTTTTTATCCCCTAATCATTATATCTATGATTTTCTGGGGAGCCTCTTGGATTAGTACAAAAGTTCTTACAAACTATATAGATGCCTATGAAATGGTATTCTTAAGAATGGGAATTTGTTTTTTATCTATGGCACCTATAATTCTTTTTTTAAAAATGAACTATAAACTAAATTTTAAAACTCTTATTTTAATTCTTTTTGCTTCACTTTTTTTGGTTTTATACTCTGTTTTTATGTATTTAGGAGTTGAACATGGAACAGGAAGTTTGGGTGGAGCAATGGTACCTTCAATGATTCCAATAATAACTTATATTTTTGTTGCAATATTAAGTAGAAAAACTATTAGTTTAAAACACTCTTTTGCATTAATTTTAGGTGCATTTGGTGTTTTAAATATGATAAATATCTATCAATTTGATATAGATATTATTTTTAGTAAATATAATATCTTTTTTATTGTAGCTTCGATGCTTTGGGCTATTATTACAATAATTACTTCAAAATCAACAAAAATAAATGCTTTTGTTTTTACAACTTATACCTATTTAATCTCAAGTTCTATTTTATATCTTTTTTTTATAGATAATTCAATCTTTACAAAAGTATTATCTTTTGATACTACTTTTTGGTTTAATATGTTTATTATTACACTTTTAAGCACAACTTTTGCAACCTCGATATATTTTTTTGGAGCAACAAAGTATGGAGCAAAAGAGGTATCTAGTTTTGTATTTTTAGTTCCTGCAAGTGCAATAATCATAGGATACATATTTTTAGATGAAAAAATTGAGTTTTCAACTATTATTGGAGTGTTTTTTGCAATGATTGCAATTTATATTTTAAATAATTTAAGCTTTCCTAAATTTTTGAAGAGAGCTTAA
- a CDS encoding ATP-binding protein, whose translation MVEISKKITSNVAKVNAEFGLIKEGDRVMVGFSGGKDSLTLLHTLNRMKKKAPFKFDFKAVTITYGMGEQVEFLSNHCKEHGIEHQIIDTQIFDLAGEKIRKNSSFCSFFSRMRRGYLYTTALEQGYNKVALGHHLDDAMESYFMNFFYNGTMRTMPPKYTANNGLEVIRPLIFCRERQLRAFATSNEIRVIGDEACPGLRFDVKMPHARATTKELLAKLEEQNPKIFVSMKAAFSNIQLPTFFYKDLKDIKLNIEDENI comes from the coding sequence TTGGTAGAAATAAGTAAAAAAATAACATCAAATGTAGCAAAAGTAAATGCAGAATTTGGTTTAATAAAAGAGGGTGATAGAGTGATGGTTGGATTTAGTGGAGGAAAAGATTCACTAACACTACTTCATACTCTAAATAGAATGAAAAAAAAAGCTCCATTTAAATTTGATTTTAAAGCTGTAACGATAACTTATGGAATGGGTGAGCAAGTAGAGTTTTTAAGTAATCACTGTAAAGAACATGGAATAGAACATCAAATAATTGATACTCAAATTTTTGATCTTGCAGGTGAAAAAATAAGAAAAAACTCATCTTTTTGTTCATTTTTTTCAAGAATGAGAAGAGGATATTTATATACAACAGCTTTAGAGCAAGGATATAATAAAGTAGCATTAGGACACCATTTAGATGATGCTATGGAGTCATATTTCATGAATTTCTTTTATAATGGAACAATGAGAACAATGCCTCCAAAATATACTGCAAATAATGGTTTAGAGGTTATTCGTCCTTTAATCTTTTGTAGAGAGAGACAACTTCGTGCTTTTGCTACTTCAAATGAGATTAGAGTTATTGGAGATGAAGCATGTCCAGGTCTTAGATTTGATGTAAAAATGCCTCATGCAAGAGCTACAACAAAGGAGCTTTTAGCAAAACTAGAAGAGCAAAATCCTAAAATATTTGTCTCTATGAAAGCTGCTTTTAGTAATATACAACTCCCAACATTTTTTTATAAAGATTTAAAAGATATAAAATTAAATATTGAAGATGAGAATATATGA
- a CDS encoding putative metalloprotease CJM1_0395 family protein yields MELGNNYLSASTIYSQLAQKKSELASIDKKEAQKSAFEKKDEVVLSEKNYDESDYSRVIEKFKSKDSEIRNHEQTHASLGTTTTPINYNYQMAPDGKLYATGGYVKFDVSIPKDEKEALVKLDELEKASGSPSDLSGADIGISQIANLNKMLILSLKGDENENR; encoded by the coding sequence ATGGAATTAGGAAACAATTATTTAAGCGCCTCTACAATCTACTCTCAATTAGCTCAAAAGAAAAGTGAACTAGCAAGTATTGATAAAAAAGAGGCTCAAAAATCAGCTTTTGAAAAAAAAGATGAAGTAGTTTTAAGTGAAAAAAACTATGATGAAAGTGATTACTCTAGAGTTATCGAGAAATTTAAATCAAAAGATAGTGAAATTAGAAACCATGAACAAACACATGCTAGTTTAGGGACAACAACAACTCCCATAAATTATAATTATCAGATGGCACCAGATGGAAAACTTTATGCAACTGGTGGATATGTAAAGTTTGATGTATCAATTCCAAAAGATGAAAAAGAGGCTTTAGTAAAATTAGATGAACTTGAAAAAGCTTCAGGTTCACCTAGTGATTTAAGTGGTGCAGACATAGGAATATCACAAATTGCAAATTTAAATAAAATGCTAATATTAAGCTTAAAAGGAGATGAAAATGAGAATAGATAA
- a CDS encoding molybdopterin molybdotransferase MoeA, with product MREFITYKKSLEILENINITPSTKKLFISNSVGYILAKDIIANHNSPEFPTSGMDGYAFKYEDINSEYLEIIDKNPAGFVVETTVVNKTCIKTFTGSLMPKGSDTLIPIENVEVLENKIKIIKPVPFGFAVRNIGENYKKDEVLIKKGTKIGFSEIGVLASLNIVQVDVYINPTIAVASTGSEILDLGIPQTNASQIRSSNHLTLEALFKTNGADVLQMGPIDDDFENITNFFLNSLKKADIIVTTGGVSVGDYDLVQDVIKDRLKAKVLFHGVLLKPGMHILVAIKDEKIIIALPGFAYSSTICAILYVLPLIYKFRNSNEKLPFVKARITQDFKKSQDKTIFTACNVIYENSEYTIDFVGKKAGTSAILTNMLGNPALLMQEQNSHDIKNGDLVDILLLNNLK from the coding sequence ATGAGAGAGTTTATAACTTATAAAAAATCTTTAGAAATTTTAGAAAATATTAATATAACTCCTTCTACAAAAAAATTATTTATTTCAAATTCAGTTGGATATATTTTAGCTAAAGATATTATAGCTAATCATAATAGTCCAGAATTTCCAACTTCTGGTATGGATGGATATGCTTTTAAATATGAAGATATAAACAGTGAATATTTAGAAATTATTGATAAAAATCCAGCTGGTTTTGTGGTTGAAACTACTGTTGTAAATAAAACTTGTATTAAAACTTTTACGGGTTCATTGATGCCAAAAGGTAGTGATACTTTAATTCCTATTGAAAATGTTGAAGTTTTAGAAAATAAGATAAAAATCATAAAACCAGTACCTTTTGGCTTTGCAGTAAGAAATATTGGTGAAAACTACAAAAAAGATGAAGTTTTAATTAAAAAAGGAACAAAAATAGGTTTTAGTGAAATTGGGGTATTAGCTTCACTAAATATTGTTCAAGTTGATGTTTATATAAATCCAACTATTGCAGTTGCAAGTACAGGTAGTGAAATATTAGATTTAGGAATTCCTCAAACAAATGCTTCTCAAATAAGAAGTTCAAATCATCTAACTTTAGAAGCTTTATTTAAAACAAATGGTGCAGATGTTTTACAAATGGGTCCAATAGATGATGATTTTGAAAACATCACAAACTTCTTTCTTAACTCTTTAAAAAAAGCAGATATTATTGTAACAACTGGTGGAGTTAGTGTTGGGGATTATGATTTAGTTCAAGATGTAATAAAAGATAGATTAAAAGCAAAAGTTCTTTTTCATGGAGTTTTATTAAAACCAGGAATGCATATTTTAGTTGCTATAAAAGATGAAAAAATCATTATTGCACTTCCAGGATTTGCATATTCTTCAACTATTTGTGCAATTTTATATGTTTTACCTTTAATATATAAATTTAGAAATAGTAATGAAAAACTTCCATTTGTAAAAGCAAGAATTACTCAAGATTTCAAAAAATCTCAAGATAAAACTATCTTTACTGCTTGTAATGTTATATATGAGAATAGTGAATATACTATAGATTTTGTAGGTAAAAAAGCTGGAACTAGTGCAATTTTAACAAATATGCTAGGAAATCCTGCACTTTTAATGCAAGAGCAAAATAGCCATGATATAAAAAATGGAGATTTAGTAGATATTCTTTTACTAAACAATTTAAAATAG
- a CDS encoding DUF523 domain-containing protein codes for MKILVSSCLLGEDTRYDGANSSVALNPKFKFSQKELFMDIMCENEIFSICPEVAGGLTIPRNKAEIISHGKPFKVVDIEQNDVTINFLMGAKKALDICLQNGIKVALFKSKSPSCGNKEVYDGTFSEKLIEEKGLSARLLEENGIKVFSEFELDELKKFIKKNRSL; via the coding sequence ATGAAAATATTAGTTTCATCTTGTCTTTTAGGAGAAGATACAAGATATGATGGGGCAAACTCTAGTGTTGCTTTAAATCCAAAGTTTAAATTTAGTCAAAAAGAGTTATTTATGGATATTATGTGTGAAAATGAGATATTTTCTATCTGTCCAGAAGTTGCAGGAGGACTTACTATTCCAAGAAATAAAGCTGAAATAATTAGTCATGGAAAGCCTTTTAAAGTTGTTGATATTGAACAAAATGATGTAACAATAAATTTTTTAATGGGTGCTAAAAAAGCTCTTGATATTTGTTTACAAAATGGTATAAAAGTTGCGTTATTTAAATCTAAATCACCATCTTGTGGAAATAAAGAGGTTTATGATGGAACTTTTAGTGAAAAATTGATAGAAGAAAAAGGTTTGAGTGCAAGACTTTTAGAAGAGAATGGAATTAAAGTTTTTAGTGAATTTGAACTTGATGAGCTAAAAAAGTTTATAAAGAAAAATCGATCTTTATAA